A part of Leptospira congkakensis genomic DNA contains:
- the clpS gene encoding ATP-dependent Clp protease adapter ClpS, with amino-acid sequence MSDPKRKSYTDMNVELLEREKQKKKLKKPDRYKVILINDDYTPQEFVVYVLANVFRKSMEESRQIMWKAHTSGSAVCGVYSLDIARTKVAEVHKLADDAGHPLQCQLAKEEDE; translated from the coding sequence ATGTCAGATCCAAAAAGAAAATCTTATACAGATATGAATGTGGAACTTCTCGAAAGAGAAAAACAGAAAAAGAAACTTAAAAAACCTGATCGCTATAAGGTGATTCTGATCAATGATGATTACACTCCTCAGGAATTTGTAGTCTATGTACTAGCCAATGTTTTTAGGAAATCAATGGAAGAATCTCGTCAAATAATGTGGAAGGCACATACTTCTGGATCAGCCGTTTGTGGGGTATATTCTTTGGACATTGCGAGAACAAAAGTAGCAGAAGTGCATAAACTTGCGGATGACGCAGGGCATCCATTACAATGTCAATTGGCAAAAGAGGAGGACGAATGA
- the clpA gene encoding ATP-dependent Clp protease ATP-binding subunit ClpA gives MNLSLDLENTLELAGKEASKYHHEFITLEHLLYGLTYNEKTKEVLVNVGCDLDLLRKELTEYFEEDLSTIAVPDLKIQPRYTVGVQFVIQFAAFHVQNSGKEEVDGNNVLVALFREEDSQAYYLLAKQEVNRLDVIKYMSHGIKKEVEPEEPNFSEEADPEEAESGSRKSALEKFCVNLTERARLGKLDPCIGREVEIERTIHILSRRRKNNPIFVGEAGVGKTSIVEGIAERVVKGLVPKSLLGLEIYSLDMGLVMAGTKFRGEFEERLKAILQEVVGKPERIIFVDEIHTIVGAGAVSGGSLDASNLMKPALANGELKCIGTTTYKEYKSIFEKDHALSRRFQKIEVAEPSREDAIEILKGLKPKYESFHGVTYSAKAIEACVDLSSLHLRDRFLPDKAIDLMDESGAFVKLRDEKKEKAKKQVGILEIESLVAKIAKIPEKTVKADDKKKLENLDSEIKSIVFGQDHAIEQVVDAIHYSRSGLSDEGKPIGSFLFVGPTGVGKTEVAKTLAEKMGVEFLRFDMSEYMEKHSVSRLIGSPPGYVGYDQGGQLTDAISKNPHCVLLFDEIEKAHEDIYNILLQVMDHATLTDSTGKKADFRNVILILTTNTGAQESSKPLLGFDTDRYDDRSLKAIERTFTPEFRNRLTAVVEFGALSIQVVELVVKRMFRTLQAKANEKGIQLELSEKAVRHLAETGYDKTMGARPIQRILNSEIGKPLSKKILFQKDKGSKYLVDVVEKEGKNVLEILDVNV, from the coding sequence ATGAACCTTTCCCTAGACTTAGAAAATACCTTAGAACTTGCTGGTAAAGAAGCAAGTAAATACCATCATGAATTTATCACTTTAGAACATTTGTTATATGGTCTTACTTATAACGAAAAAACAAAAGAAGTTTTGGTCAATGTCGGTTGTGATTTGGATCTACTCAGAAAAGAACTGACCGAATATTTTGAAGAAGATCTTTCCACTATAGCAGTTCCCGATTTAAAAATCCAACCACGTTATACCGTGGGTGTCCAGTTTGTGATTCAGTTTGCCGCCTTTCATGTCCAAAATTCAGGGAAAGAAGAAGTGGATGGAAACAATGTACTTGTGGCCCTCTTCAGAGAAGAAGACAGCCAAGCTTATTATCTACTCGCCAAACAAGAAGTAAACCGTCTAGACGTGATCAAATACATGTCTCATGGAATCAAAAAAGAAGTTGAACCTGAAGAGCCAAATTTTTCGGAAGAAGCAGATCCAGAAGAAGCGGAAAGCGGGTCTCGTAAATCAGCTCTAGAAAAATTTTGTGTCAACCTTACCGAAAGAGCAAGGTTAGGAAAACTCGATCCTTGTATTGGTCGCGAAGTCGAAATTGAAAGAACCATTCATATCCTATCTCGTCGTCGTAAAAACAATCCCATTTTTGTGGGAGAGGCAGGGGTCGGAAAAACTTCCATTGTGGAAGGAATCGCTGAACGAGTTGTTAAGGGTCTCGTTCCCAAAAGTTTACTGGGTTTGGAGATTTATTCTTTGGATATGGGTCTTGTGATGGCGGGAACCAAATTCCGTGGTGAATTTGAGGAACGTTTGAAGGCCATCTTACAAGAAGTAGTTGGGAAACCAGAACGAATCATCTTTGTAGACGAAATCCATACCATTGTGGGTGCTGGGGCCGTATCTGGTGGAAGTTTGGATGCTTCTAATTTGATGAAACCAGCCCTTGCCAATGGAGAACTCAAATGCATTGGAACGACCACTTACAAAGAGTATAAATCGATTTTTGAAAAAGATCATGCCCTTTCGAGAAGGTTCCAAAAGATTGAAGTGGCAGAACCTTCCAGAGAAGATGCGATCGAAATTTTAAAAGGTCTCAAACCCAAATACGAATCCTTTCACGGAGTCACCTATAGTGCCAAAGCCATTGAGGCTTGTGTGGATTTATCCAGTTTGCATCTTAGAGATCGTTTTTTACCGGACAAAGCCATTGATTTGATGGACGAATCCGGCGCCTTTGTAAAGTTACGCGATGAGAAAAAAGAAAAGGCCAAAAAACAGGTAGGGATTTTAGAAATCGAATCACTCGTTGCCAAAATTGCCAAAATTCCAGAAAAAACGGTAAAGGCAGATGATAAAAAGAAATTAGAAAATCTAGATTCCGAAATCAAATCCATTGTTTTTGGACAAGATCATGCCATTGAACAAGTGGTAGACGCCATCCATTATTCAAGGTCAGGCCTCAGTGATGAAGGAAAACCAATTGGTAGTTTTCTTTTTGTTGGTCCTACTGGTGTGGGTAAAACCGAAGTGGCAAAAACTTTGGCAGAAAAGATGGGAGTGGAATTTCTTCGATTTGATATGAGTGAATACATGGAAAAACATTCTGTATCACGTCTGATTGGAAGTCCGCCAGGATATGTAGGTTATGACCAAGGTGGCCAACTCACCGATGCCATAAGCAAAAATCCACATTGTGTTTTGTTGTTCGATGAAATCGAAAAGGCACATGAAGATATTTATAATATCCTTTTGCAAGTGATGGATCATGCCACACTTACCGATAGCACGGGGAAAAAAGCTGATTTTCGTAATGTCATTCTCATTTTAACGACTAATACCGGAGCCCAAGAAAGTTCGAAGCCACTGCTTGGTTTTGATACCGATAGATATGATGACCGCTCACTCAAAGCCATTGAGAGAACATTCACTCCGGAATTTCGAAACCGACTCACTGCCGTAGTGGAATTTGGTGCTCTATCGATTCAGGTAGTGGAGTTAGTGGTCAAACGGATGTTCCGCACTTTGCAAGCAAAAGCAAATGAAAAAGGAATCCAATTGGAATTGTCTGAAAAAGCGGTAAGGCATTTGGCAGAAACTGGTTATGACAAAACCATGGGAGCAAGGCCCATCCAAAGAATCCTCAATTCAGAAATCGGAAAACCTCTTTCCAAAAAGATCTTATTCCAAAAAGACAAAGGATCTAAGTATCTTGTGGATGTCGTTGAGAAAGAGGGAAAAAATGTTTTGGAAATTTTGGATGTGAATGTTTGA
- the xseA gene encoding exodeoxyribonuclease VII large subunit: METIDSSLSVSEVNRLIKSKLQDSPEFKNIWIRGEISNHSQTNSSGHMYFSLKDQTSVIKCAFFSFQAKNYRGTPLRNGMEILVYGSVSVYEPGGYYSITVQKIEEIGEGDILLKIEKLKKALHEKGIFDVNHKRPLPKFPKRLGIVTSPKGAAVEDIIRIATDLNPSIQILVSPCLVQGDGAEVSIIEAIKEINDPKWEVDVIIAGRGGGSFEDLMAFNQEAVVMAYYHSKIPIISAVGHEIDRVLTDLAADATTPTPTAAAKLAVPNVSDTLIRLDEMEDRIKSALKAVVRLGKEKWAGITGRPVFQNPKTLLETRTADLEELMTKISLLGKNYLVRKQSEFQKFDTLSSNWKSYLERIQNKFTLAEQRLVHFSPLGTLKRGYSVVRNKDKQVISSIHKIKDNESLEVFLSDGKLLVEVKEKI, from the coding sequence ATGGAAACAATAGATTCATCTCTCAGTGTCAGTGAGGTCAATCGCCTCATCAAATCCAAACTCCAGGACTCTCCTGAATTTAAAAACATTTGGATTCGGGGAGAGATCTCCAACCATTCCCAAACCAATAGTTCTGGGCATATGTATTTTTCTCTGAAAGATCAGACAAGTGTGATCAAATGTGCTTTTTTTTCTTTTCAGGCAAAAAACTATCGCGGCACACCCCTTCGGAATGGAATGGAGATTTTGGTTTATGGTTCTGTCTCTGTATATGAACCAGGTGGGTATTATAGCATTACGGTGCAGAAGATAGAGGAAATCGGGGAAGGAGATATCCTTTTAAAAATTGAAAAACTAAAAAAGGCTCTCCATGAAAAGGGAATTTTTGATGTGAACCACAAACGCCCTCTTCCAAAATTTCCGAAACGCCTAGGCATTGTGACTTCGCCAAAAGGAGCGGCCGTCGAAGATATCATTCGGATTGCCACTGACCTAAATCCCTCCATACAAATTTTAGTTTCACCTTGCCTTGTGCAAGGAGACGGAGCAGAAGTTTCTATCATCGAAGCCATAAAAGAAATCAATGATCCCAAATGGGAAGTGGATGTGATCATTGCGGGTCGTGGTGGTGGTTCTTTTGAAGATCTTATGGCCTTCAACCAAGAAGCAGTGGTGATGGCTTATTATCATTCCAAAATCCCAATCATCTCAGCTGTAGGCCACGAAATTGATCGTGTGCTGACTGACCTTGCTGCTGATGCCACAACTCCCACACCAACGGCTGCAGCAAAACTCGCCGTTCCGAATGTTTCAGACACACTCATTCGTTTGGATGAAATGGAAGACAGGATTAAATCGGCTCTAAAGGCTGTGGTTCGTTTGGGAAAAGAAAAATGGGCGGGGATTACCGGAAGGCCTGTATTCCAAAATCCGAAAACACTTTTGGAAACAAGAACTGCGGATTTAGAAGAACTCATGACAAAGATTTCTCTTCTTGGAAAAAACTATTTGGTTCGCAAACAAAGTGAATTTCAAAAATTTGATACGTTGAGTAGTAATTGGAAATCTTACTTAGAAAGAATTCAAAACAAATTCACGCTCGCAGAACAGAGATTAGTTCATTTTTCCCCACTGGGAACTTTAAAACGTGGTTATTCAGTGGTCAGAAACAAGGACAAACAAGTGATATCATCCATTCATAAAATCAAAGACAATGAAAGTTTAGAGGTTTTTCTTTCTGATGGAAAACTTCTAGTGGAAGTAAAAGAAAAAATATAG
- a CDS encoding DedA family protein, protein MLDFLQFDAFLARILELPPLVLWIFFCFSNFLENVFPPWPGDTVTVFSGFLSSSPGSPLSFISVVAATYLGNLLGALVMYFFGERFLYFLKRSRFLFLSTFYQEENLHKTLDWFRKYEIVVVLLSRFSAGIRFFVSIVAGMSKMNVIKFITLYSIAISLWCGLLLFGGSLLGSNWNQIIVMLSYYNQTIGIVLICIFLYFLYQIWKKRNTKLT, encoded by the coding sequence GTGCTCGATTTCCTACAGTTTGATGCTTTTTTGGCTCGGATCTTAGAGTTACCGCCCCTTGTTCTTTGGATTTTTTTCTGTTTCTCTAATTTTTTAGAGAATGTTTTTCCCCCTTGGCCAGGGGATACGGTGACCGTGTTTTCCGGATTTTTATCTTCCAGTCCAGGCTCGCCACTTTCATTTATTTCTGTTGTAGCAGCTACTTACTTAGGGAACCTTTTGGGTGCTCTCGTAATGTATTTTTTTGGGGAGAGATTTCTCTATTTTCTAAAACGATCACGGTTCCTTTTTTTGTCCACATTCTACCAAGAAGAAAACTTACACAAAACTTTAGATTGGTTTCGTAAATATGAGATTGTAGTGGTTCTTTTGTCTCGGTTCTCAGCAGGAATTCGTTTTTTCGTATCCATTGTTGCTGGTATGTCCAAAATGAACGTTATTAAATTTATTACTTTATATTCGATTGCGATTTCTTTATGGTGTGGACTCCTTCTTTTTGGCGGTTCTCTTCTTGGATCCAATTGGAACCAAATCATTGTTATGCTATCATATTATAACCAAACGATTGGAATTGTTCTCATTTGTATATTTTTGTACTTTCTATACCAAATTTGGAAGAAAAGAAATACAAAGTTGACATGA
- a CDS encoding GNAT family N-acetyltransferase, whose amino-acid sequence MSETFAIKISETFRDFRKEEWNLLVPPDSVFQEYEFLSGLENTGCIGNSDWIPILISARREGVLFGVLPAYLRSDSYGEYIFDFQWANAFHRAGIPYYPKLTVAVPFSPVTGSRILLHPDLKPEERESLGSVLLQTLLEFGKEKDTSSVHILFCKEEEQSLGITNSFAPRLSHQYHWFNKGFANFQEFLSTLVKDRRKTIRQERRKISESGLTLQTLTGDEITEDHAHIFYQFYQDTHSKKWGQPYLNRKFFLEMHQNFRHRLVLVLATDPSGKPVGGSWNVFRDGFLFGRYWGALEHVPNLHFECCYYRLIDFAIEHKMERVEAGAQGEHKFLRGYEAVPMYSLHHIYNEQGRAAIESYLEREIVMERENISAYNSQSPIKSLREG is encoded by the coding sequence TTGAGTGAAACGTTTGCGATAAAAATTTCCGAGACCTTTCGGGACTTTAGAAAGGAAGAATGGAATCTTTTGGTACCACCAGATTCCGTCTTCCAGGAATATGAATTCCTTTCTGGTTTGGAAAATACAGGTTGTATCGGAAATTCAGATTGGATACCAATATTAATCTCTGCTAGGCGAGAGGGCGTTTTGTTTGGGGTTCTTCCTGCTTATCTTAGAAGTGATTCTTACGGCGAATATATTTTTGATTTCCAATGGGCCAATGCCTTTCATCGGGCCGGGATTCCTTACTATCCAAAACTGACTGTAGCTGTGCCTTTTAGTCCCGTCACGGGGAGTCGGATTTTACTCCATCCGGATTTAAAACCAGAAGAAAGAGAGTCTCTTGGTTCTGTTCTTCTCCAAACTCTTTTAGAATTTGGAAAAGAAAAAGATACTTCTTCGGTTCATATTTTATTTTGCAAAGAGGAAGAACAAAGTTTAGGAATTACAAATTCTTTTGCACCTAGACTTTCTCATCAGTATCACTGGTTTAACAAAGGTTTTGCGAATTTTCAAGAATTTTTATCCACCCTTGTCAAAGACCGGAGAAAAACCATCCGCCAGGAAAGAAGGAAAATTTCCGAGTCGGGCCTTACCCTCCAAACCCTTACGGGTGACGAGATCACAGAAGACCACGCCCATATCTTTTATCAGTTTTATCAAGACACCCATTCTAAAAAATGGGGGCAGCCTTATTTGAATCGGAAATTCTTTTTGGAGATGCATCAGAACTTTCGCCATCGTTTGGTTCTTGTTTTGGCAACAGATCCTTCTGGGAAACCTGTGGGTGGAAGTTGGAATGTTTTTCGAGACGGGTTTCTATTTGGAAGATACTGGGGAGCCTTGGAACATGTCCCCAACTTACATTTTGAATGTTGTTATTACAGATTGATTGATTTTGCAATCGAACATAAAATGGAACGAGTGGAGGCAGGTGCCCAAGGAGAACATAAATTCCTTAGGGGGTATGAAGCTGTTCCCATGTATAGTTTACATCATATTTACAATGAACAGGGCAGAGCGGCTATCGAGTCCTATTTGGAACGAGAGATTGTGATGGAAAGGGAAAATATTTCCGCTTACAATTCACAGTCACCTATCAAATCGCTCCGGGAGGGATAA
- a CDS encoding AI-2E family transporter, with the protein MSWIKNKNETIVYLLLGAIFLGTCLTLFFVFKPFLWASFLALLFYLTTRKIHKKLKNVLGVKFHGLSPYIMVILMLAGVFVPSYLILSTLIRESLNLVSYIRNQLTEESIVSLLLNSPMLTDFFTENEFFWIKLPLMYREYVGQHMDILNLDSIYSLLKNSSGFLLGSFEVPGAIIFNAFFTFILLFFLYKEGSRMEHALFVLLPFPTEIEERLGRRIEEAIRTVMMGNLFISLLQGALIYVLLLFTSVSNKFLLSSIATIFSLIPVVGTSVVWLPIGLYIGLVQENWTGSVLFMIAGGASYLILENFVKPKILDKKLKTHPFLIFLSLIGGLQEFGVAGIIIGPMALTLVIILWDFWKIFRETRFQNT; encoded by the coding sequence ATGAGTTGGATTAAAAATAAAAACGAAACCATCGTCTACCTACTACTCGGTGCGATTTTTTTAGGGACTTGTCTTACTTTATTTTTTGTTTTCAAACCTTTCCTTTGGGCAAGTTTTCTAGCCTTGTTATTTTATCTCACAACAAGGAAAATCCATAAAAAACTAAAGAATGTTTTAGGTGTCAAATTTCATGGACTCTCGCCCTACATCATGGTGATCCTGATGCTTGCGGGAGTCTTCGTTCCCTCCTATTTAATTCTTTCTACCTTAATTAGAGAATCTTTAAATTTAGTGAGTTATATCCGGAACCAACTCACAGAAGAATCAATTGTTTCTCTATTATTAAATAGTCCGATGCTTACTGACTTTTTTACGGAGAACGAATTTTTTTGGATCAAACTTCCTCTGATGTACCGCGAATATGTGGGCCAACATATGGACATTCTCAATTTAGATTCCATTTATAGTTTGCTCAAAAACTCCTCGGGATTTTTACTCGGTTCTTTTGAAGTTCCAGGTGCCATTATCTTTAATGCATTTTTTACCTTTATTTTGCTTTTCTTTTTATACAAAGAAGGAAGCCGAATGGAACATGCACTTTTTGTTTTACTCCCTTTTCCCACAGAAATTGAGGAAAGACTAGGACGGCGTATTGAGGAAGCCATTCGTACAGTGATGATGGGAAATCTTTTTATTTCCTTATTACAAGGTGCCCTCATCTATGTTCTGTTACTCTTTACCTCTGTTTCAAATAAGTTCTTACTTTCGAGTATCGCCACAATTTTTTCTCTCATTCCTGTTGTGGGAACTTCTGTGGTTTGGTTGCCGATTGGACTTTACATTGGCCTTGTACAAGAGAACTGGACGGGTAGCGTTCTTTTTATGATCGCTGGTGGGGCAAGTTATCTTATTTTAGAAAACTTCGTGAAACCCAAAATCTTAGATAAAAAACTAAAAACACATCCCTTTCTTATTTTTCTCTCTTTGATTGGCGGATTACAGGAGTTTGGTGTTGCAGGGATCATCATTGGTCCTATGGCCTTAACTCTGGTCATCATCCTTTGGGACTTTTGGAAAATTTTTAGAGAAACTCGTTTTCAAAATACCTAA
- a CDS encoding RidA family protein: MPIQDTLKQLGLEIPPVPAALAAYIPSERSGNLIFTSGQLPLVAGKLRKTGKVGKDVSLEEAKEEAKQCVLNALAATLLHIESLEKIKSIVKLGVFVAGTPEFTEQHLVANGASELLAAIFGDKGKHARFAIGVSSLPLDASVELEMVAEVE; the protein is encoded by the coding sequence ATGCCTATCCAAGATACCTTGAAACAACTGGGTTTAGAAATCCCCCCTGTTCCTGCAGCCCTTGCGGCTTATATCCCTTCCGAAAGATCCGGGAACCTGATCTTTACCTCAGGGCAACTTCCTCTCGTCGCAGGGAAACTAAGAAAAACAGGAAAGGTTGGCAAAGACGTAAGTCTGGAAGAAGCCAAAGAAGAGGCCAAACAATGTGTTCTGAATGCACTTGCGGCAACCTTACTCCATATTGAATCACTTGAAAAAATCAAATCCATAGTCAAACTTGGGGTTTTTGTTGCAGGAACACCCGAATTCACCGAACAACACTTAGTTGCCAATGGAGCTTCAGAACTACTGGCGGCTATTTTTGGAGATAAAGGAAAACATGCGCGTTTTGCAATTGGTGTGAGTTCTCTTCCACTTGATGCCAGTGTGGAATTGGAAATGGTAGCAGAAGTAGAATGA
- a CDS encoding SpoIIE family protein phosphatase, which yields MNSWGNIAFDFYTFGSLVGVIFTFYNAQFFLTVKEKSEATYRLGMGTLWLGIFHFGYMINFSFMGPAAAYMRWLVIIGAMAGASYLTSFFLSYPEVYFPRLKKYLFWFMNFIVVTVTGYFVYISLTAGRLFFFSGHYWDFPVPVFYKAYALIVLVFFVTFSFVGIIQIFKMPKESRFATASILIAFILVTIIPGIMNAQSRDGAIGRGLYQTITDLILVVGLFLANVVYINNTKDKTTIISRIIGISLASFLLVLQLVAYSVIQQSESNYDMVHTARAKNFIAGLETDQTPSFHYTYDLNQKEFVRKKGMDETSVDPFSYESEYWNSWALETILSFKTKTDWKAKTENLLPKLPETSKGYAAEIKQLLSSDKITNPEALIHELESEKRKILYTRNKLREIPTKNFSDSAESLVSKTEGPLSGFYGAARSVLSSDLPEEKKAEVLDQMFSPMPNHGDRNYRGRVKFAENNPEYSFYVSYLIVDKEKGLIHEVGYPYLDYREFQEEVTLPWIIGVLSLAVLVIFGYRLFFLIALLRPIEQIIEGLTEVNSGNLEHRLTVHVEDDIGFMARSFNRMVRSIQAARKKLEQYADQLEVKVQERTKELENSLKEVQSLKHQQDGDYFLTSLLLQPFNANNANHDNVQVDFLLEQKKKFTFRQYEKEIGGDLNIANQIFLNNRSYTVFLNADAMGKSMQGAGGALVLGSVFESIITRTRLLSEARNTYPERWIKNTFLELHKIFEGFDGSMLVSLVLGLIDNETGLLYFINAEHPWMVLYRDGIASFIENELMFRKLGTSGVQGNLYIKTFQLEVGDVLLAGSDGRDDLLISHTEDGKRVINEDERLFLRVVESGKGELDGIYEELRKYGSLTDDLSILRVSFIEEKERYKIEREKLKEIQSLLHKAKEASESADLQEAVSYLEQANSLEENIPEIKKKFIQLYLKLKDYGNAKKMAKDYSLLKPMDTEIMYITAFCARKVADIKTAIDFGERVRLRDPNHVKNLINLGQTYLADKNLSRAENILSSALELDPENPSLQRLLDHIRKKQNKQDVVN from the coding sequence ATGAACTCTTGGGGAAATATAGCGTTTGATTTTTATACATTCGGTTCACTCGTCGGTGTCATTTTTACTTTTTACAATGCACAATTTTTTTTGACGGTTAAAGAAAAATCCGAGGCAACATACAGGCTGGGAATGGGAACCCTTTGGTTAGGTATATTCCATTTTGGTTATATGATTAATTTTTCCTTTATGGGACCTGCCGCCGCATACATGCGATGGCTTGTGATTATAGGAGCCATGGCCGGTGCCTCTTACCTAACAAGCTTTTTCTTAAGTTATCCCGAGGTTTACTTTCCCAGGTTAAAAAAATACCTATTTTGGTTTATGAATTTCATCGTTGTCACAGTCACTGGATACTTTGTTTATATAAGCTTAACAGCTGGTAGGTTATTTTTCTTTAGTGGGCACTATTGGGATTTTCCGGTACCAGTTTTTTATAAAGCTTATGCGCTAATAGTTTTGGTTTTTTTTGTAACTTTTTCCTTTGTTGGGATCATTCAGATTTTTAAAATGCCAAAAGAATCTCGGTTTGCAACGGCAAGCATTCTGATAGCGTTCATACTTGTTACCATCATTCCAGGGATTATGAATGCTCAATCAAGGGATGGAGCCATCGGGCGTGGGCTCTACCAAACGATTACTGATCTTATTCTGGTGGTTGGATTATTTCTGGCAAACGTTGTTTATATCAACAATACAAAAGACAAAACTACAATCATCTCTCGAATCATTGGAATCTCCCTTGCATCCTTCTTACTTGTGTTGCAACTCGTTGCATATTCCGTAATCCAACAATCTGAATCTAATTACGATATGGTACATACAGCAAGGGCCAAAAACTTTATCGCAGGACTTGAAACTGACCAAACCCCAAGTTTTCATTATACCTATGATTTAAACCAAAAAGAATTTGTCCGAAAAAAAGGAATGGATGAAACCTCTGTGGATCCATTCAGTTATGAATCCGAATATTGGAATTCCTGGGCATTAGAAACCATTCTTTCTTTTAAAACAAAAACCGATTGGAAAGCAAAAACAGAGAATTTATTACCGAAATTGCCTGAAACAAGCAAAGGTTATGCGGCAGAAATCAAACAACTTCTGTCTTCTGATAAAATTACAAATCCAGAAGCTCTCATTCATGAACTAGAATCTGAAAAACGTAAAATTCTTTACACAAGAAACAAATTAAGAGAAATTCCCACAAAGAATTTTTCCGATAGTGCAGAGTCTCTTGTCTCAAAAACAGAAGGACCACTTTCTGGATTTTATGGTGCGGCTCGTTCTGTCCTTAGCTCAGATCTTCCTGAGGAAAAAAAGGCAGAAGTCCTAGACCAAATGTTTTCTCCCATGCCAAACCATGGAGACCGAAACTATAGAGGCCGTGTTAAATTTGCGGAAAACAATCCCGAATATTCGTTTTATGTAAGTTATCTAATCGTAGATAAAGAAAAGGGTCTTATCCATGAAGTAGGTTATCCTTATTTAGATTATAGGGAATTTCAAGAAGAGGTCACTCTCCCCTGGATCATCGGTGTTTTGTCACTGGCAGTACTTGTGATTTTTGGATACCGTTTGTTTTTCCTCATCGCACTTTTACGGCCTATCGAACAAATCATAGAAGGTTTGACAGAGGTAAACTCTGGGAACTTAGAACATAGGCTGACGGTTCATGTGGAAGATGATATTGGATTTATGGCCCGTTCCTTTAACCGAATGGTGCGTTCCATCCAAGCGGCCCGTAAAAAATTGGAACAATACGCAGACCAATTGGAAGTAAAAGTACAAGAACGTACGAAAGAATTGGAAAATTCCTTAAAAGAAGTCCAATCCCTGAAACACCAACAAGATGGGGATTATTTTTTAACCTCTTTGCTCTTACAGCCATTTAACGCAAATAATGCGAATCATGACAATGTCCAAGTGGATTTTTTATTAGAACAAAAGAAAAAATTTACCTTCCGCCAATATGAAAAAGAAATTGGTGGGGACTTGAATATCGCAAACCAAATTTTTCTAAACAATCGTTCTTATACTGTATTTTTAAATGCAGATGCTATGGGTAAGTCCATGCAAGGAGCTGGAGGGGCTCTTGTTCTTGGTTCTGTTTTTGAGTCCATCATCACAAGGACTAGACTCCTAAGTGAAGCAAGGAATACGTACCCCGAACGTTGGATCAAAAATACATTTTTAGAACTGCATAAAATCTTTGAAGGTTTTGACGGATCCATGCTTGTTTCGCTAGTGCTTGGGCTCATTGATAACGAAACAGGGCTTTTGTACTTCATCAATGCAGAACATCCTTGGATGGTTTTATACCGAGACGGAATTGCTAGTTTTATCGAAAACGAACTGATGTTTCGAAAATTGGGAACTTCGGGAGTCCAAGGAAATTTATACATCAAAACCTTCCAGTTAGAAGTTGGAGATGTCCTTCTTGCGGGCTCTGATGGAAGGGATGATTTACTCATCTCTCATACCGAAGATGGGAAACGAGTGATCAATGAAGATGAAAGATTATTCCTTCGAGTTGTCGAATCTGGAAAAGGAGAACTGGACGGAATTTATGAAGAACTTCGAAAGTATGGAAGTTTGACAGATGATCTATCGATTTTACGAGTTTCCTTTATTGAAGAAAAAGAACGGTATAAAATTGAAAGAGAAAAACTGAAAGAAATCCAATCGCTTCTACACAAAGCAAAGGAAGCGAGTGAATCGGCGGACCTCCAAGAAGCCGTTTCGTATTTGGAACAGGCTAATTCTTTGGAAGAAAACATTCCAGAGATCAAAAAGAAATTCATCCAACTCTATTTAAAACTCAAAGACTATGGGAATGCCAAAAAAATGGCCAAAGACTATAGTTTGTTAAAACCGATGGACACAGAGATTATGTACATCACTGCTTTTTGTGCAAGAAAAGTGGCTGATATCAAAACGGCCATTGATTTTGGGGAAAGGGTGCGCCTTCGTGATCCAAACCATGTCAAAAACTTGATCAATTTGGGGCAGACCTATTTAGCAGATAAAAACCTGTCTCGGGCGGAAAACATTCTCAGTTCAGCTCTAGAACTTGACCCAGAAAATCCTAGTTTACAAAGGCTTCTTGACCATATCCGCAAAAAACAAAACAAACAAGATGTCGTAAATTAG